One Sulfurovum zhangzhouensis genomic window, ACACCTGGCCGGAGTTGTAAAAGGCTCCATAAGCACAGCGTTGTGCCGCATAATTTATATCAGCACTGCTATCGATATAGGTAGCCGCATTACCACCAAGCTCAAGACTGATCTTTTTGATCCCTGCCTGCTGAGTGATAATTTTGCCTACAGGTACCGATCCTGTAAAGCTAAGTACCCTTGGAATATCACTTTTAACCAATGTCGATCCTACTTCCACATCACCGTATACCACAGAGAGTGCATCTTTTACAGCATATTCGGATTCCACAAACAGCTTAGCAAACATATAAGCTGTCATCGGTGCTTCAGGTGTAGGTTTAAGCACAACAGCATTTCCTGCACCAAGTGCCGGAGCGATCTTGTGTGCTACAAGGTTAAGCGGGAAATTGAAAGGGGTAATGCAGGCAACTACCCCGACAGGTTCTCTACGGAAAAATGCTGTGGTCTGTTTACCCGAAGGCATAAGATCTGTGGGAAGTGTCTCTCCATGAAGATTTGCCAGTTCCATCGCAGTGATCTTGACAGTTTCCATACATCGATCAACTTCCACACGGGCAAATGCAATCGGTTTTGCAACCTCTTTAGCAAGCATCATAGCAAAATCTTCACGGCTTTCCTGAAGTTTTTTAGCTACGTCTTCCAACCATAAGATACGTTGGGAAAGTGGTATTTTTTTGGCCTCTTTAGCTGCCTCTTGTGCAATTTTCAATGCTTTTATCGTATCTTCTGCATTACACTTAGGTGCTTTACTCACCACAGTATTATCAAAGGGGCTCCTTCTCTCATCCAACTCTTCTGTGGTTGCTTCGGTTGATCCAAAAAATATTTTTGCTTCAGCTATCTGATCTTTACCTTTGAACAGTCCAAACATCTTCACACCTTCCATAACTTTAAAGTATAAAAGTCAATTTTTTTGATTATAACCAAAGAGTGGTAAATCTAGGGTGTATCAACCCCTTGAAACTAACCGATTTTTAACGGAAGTTTCGATATTATCTCTTCTAAAATTCAACTACTAGAGATGAAAGAATGAACAAAGCAAAATATATCTGGATGGATGGTGAACTTACACCGTGGGATGATGCGAAAGTACATGTCCTCACACATACACTGCACTATGGAAACGGTGCGATCGAAGGAACAAAAGCATATAAAACAGTTGATGGCAGATGTGCGATCTTTAAACTGAAAGAGCATACACAAAGATTGATCAACTCTTCTAAAATGACACTGATTGATGTACCTTACACTGTTGAAGAACTCAACGAAGCACAAGTAAAGCTGCTTCAAGAGAATGAACTCTTCGAAGGTGCTTATATCAGACCGCTTGTTTATCTAGGATATGGAGTAATGGGGCTTTACCATAAAGATGCTCCCGTAAATGTATCAATTTCTGCTTGGGAATGGGGTGCATATCTTGGTGAAGAAGGTCTTAAAAAAGGTGTCCGTGTAAAGATCTCATCATTCAACAGAACAGGTAACACCTCGGGTATGGGTAAAGCAAAAGCGGTTGCTAACTATCTCAATAGCCAGATGGCAAAGTATGAAGCGGTAGAATCAGGATATGATGAAGCGCTTTTAAGAGATGACCAAGGGTATATCGCTGAAGCTTCGGGTGCATGTTTCTTTATGGTTAAAGACGGTAAATTGATCTCTCCTCCAAATGATAATTCACTTGAGTCTATTACTCAAATGACTGTTATTGATCTTGCAAAAGATTTGGGAATCGAGGTAGTAAGACGCCGTGTTACACGTGAAGAGATCTATATTGCTGATGAAGCATTCTTTACAGGTACTGCTGCAGAAGTTACACCGATCCGTGAAGTTGATGCTCGTATTATCGGAAACGGTAGCAGAGGCCCAATCACGGAAAAACTTCAATCTGCATATTTTGATGTAGTTGCAGGAAAGAATCCGAACTATATTCAACATCTTACTTACATCAACTAACTTACAATTTTTTACTCTAAACCTCTTTTAAGCAGGTTTAGGGTTTTATATCCTAGAATTACTATAGAATAACTCACAAAAGGAATATTAAAATATGCCAGCAGATATGAATGACTATTTTAAAAAGAAAAAACCTAATCTAAACATGAACAAACCTGATAACACCGGTAGCACAGGCAGCGGTAACAGGGGTGGAGGAAATCCGCTTGACGGTTTGGGTAAAGGTGCACCATTTATCTTGATTGTTGTAGTGATTGCATTTGCACTCTTTGCTTTCAAACCCTTTACTATCATTAACTCCGGTGAAGTAGGGATCAAGGTAAGAACAGGTAAATTCGATGAAACTCCTTTACAACCCGGACTTCACTTCTATATCCCGGTTTTCCAAAAGATCATTCCTGTCAACACACGTGTAAGATTGATCACTTACTCGAACTCCAAAACTTCAGCAGTAGGTGATGACTATACGCGTGGTCTCTCTAGTGAGAGTTTTGAAGGTGGACTAAAAAGAAATCCTGCGATTCAGGTACTTGATAAGCGTGGATTGACTGTTAACATTGACTTGGCAGTTCTTTATTCGCTTAAAGCGTCAACTGCACCTAAAACTATCGAGACATGGGGTGCAAGCTGGGAAGAGAAAATCATCAACTCTAAAGTACGTGAAGTGGTACGTGATGTCATCGGTCAATATACTGCGGAACAACTTCCTGAGATGAGAAACCAGATTGCTTCAGCAATCCAGACCAAAGTAACCGAAAGAATCTCTGCACTTGAAGGAGAACCGGTCCTTCTCTCTTCTGTTGAACTAAGAAACATTGACCTTCCTACAAAGATCAAAGACCAGATAGAACGTGTTCAGATTGCCAAACAGGACGTAACGATCGCTGAACAGCAAAAAGAAAAAGCAAAGCAGGAAGCACAGCGTAAAGCTGAGATCGCAAGAGGTGAGGCGGAGAGAAACCGTATCGAAGCACAAGGACAGGCTGATAAGATCCGTATCGAGGCTGAAGAGCAGTCAAAAGCAAACAAGCTAATCTCTGATTCCTTGACACAACAGCTTATCCAGCTTGAACAGATCAAAACACAAGCTGAGTTCAATAAAG contains:
- a CDS encoding aldehyde dehydrogenase family protein, which gives rise to MFGLFKGKDQIAEAKIFFGSTEATTEELDERRSPFDNTVVSKAPKCNAEDTIKALKIAQEAAKEAKKIPLSQRILWLEDVAKKLQESREDFAMMLAKEVAKPIAFARVEVDRCMETVKITAMELANLHGETLPTDLMPSGKQTTAFFRREPVGVVACITPFNFPLNLVAHKIAPALGAGNAVVLKPTPEAPMTAYMFAKLFVESEYAVKDALSVVYGDVEVGSTLVKSDIPRVLSFTGSVPVGKIITQQAGIKKISLELGGNAATYIDSSADINYAAQRCAYGAFYNSGQVCISLQRIYVNEEVYEAFSDAMAIETKKLKVGSPYEEDTFIGPMINEESVHRAKSWVASAKNEGARVVAGGDEIEGIFPPTVMADVTDEMKIVCEEVFAPIVSLVSVPNYDVAIEKMNDSPYGLQFSIFTNDLKRTQKFIDDAQCGGVVINDIPTLRFDVQPYGGSKFSGVGREGPKWALEEFTEVKSVVIC
- a CDS encoding branched-chain amino acid transaminase, encoding MNKAKYIWMDGELTPWDDAKVHVLTHTLHYGNGAIEGTKAYKTVDGRCAIFKLKEHTQRLINSSKMTLIDVPYTVEELNEAQVKLLQENELFEGAYIRPLVYLGYGVMGLYHKDAPVNVSISAWEWGAYLGEEGLKKGVRVKISSFNRTGNTSGMGKAKAVANYLNSQMAKYEAVESGYDEALLRDDQGYIAEASGACFFMVKDGKLISPPNDNSLESITQMTVIDLAKDLGIEVVRRRVTREEIYIADEAFFTGTAAEVTPIREVDARIIGNGSRGPITEKLQSAYFDVVAGKNPNYIQHLTYIN
- a CDS encoding SPFH domain-containing protein, with amino-acid sequence MPADMNDYFKKKKPNLNMNKPDNTGSTGSGNRGGGNPLDGLGKGAPFILIVVVIAFALFAFKPFTIINSGEVGIKVRTGKFDETPLQPGLHFYIPVFQKIIPVNTRVRLITYSNSKTSAVGDDYTRGLSSESFEGGLKRNPAIQVLDKRGLTVNIDLAVLYSLKASTAPKTIETWGASWEEKIINSKVREVVRDVIGQYTAEQLPEMRNQIASAIQTKVTERISALEGEPVLLSSVELRNIDLPTKIKDQIERVQIAKQDVTIAEQQKEKAKQEAQRKAEIARGEAERNRIEAQGQADKIRIEAEEQSKANKLISDSLTQQLIQLEQIKTQAEFNKALQVNKDAQIFLTPGGAVPNIWVDAKSKKEPTVVGQ